Proteins from a genomic interval of Zingiber officinale cultivar Zhangliang chromosome 2A, Zo_v1.1, whole genome shotgun sequence:
- the LOC122042169 gene encoding rhodanese-like domain-containing protein 9, chloroplastic, giving the protein MAVLEFSVTSTPRFWFLQHRKRAPAAVRGEVRYVNGDEAKKLVSEEGFKILDVRDRIQYERAHVAGPCYHVPLFIENKDNDIGTIIKRQVHNNFAGLFFGLAFTKPNPDFVQSVKKQLPEDSKLLVVCQEGLRSAGAADKLDEAGYDNIACLTSGLQSLTPGTFESVGSTELQNAGKAGLVTIQGKISAVLGTVLICAFLFITFFPEQAEKLLQMSPTS; this is encoded by the exons ATGGCTGTTCTTGAATTCTCCGTCACTTCGACTCCCAG GTTCTGGTTTTTGCAACACCGCAAGAGGGCGCCGGCGGCGGTGAGAGGCGAAGTGAGGTACGTGAACGGCGACGAGGCCAAGAAGCTGGTGAGCGAGGAAGGGTTCAAGATTTTGGATGTTCGCGACAGGATCCAGTACGAGAGGGCGCACGTAGCCGGCCCCTGCTACCACGTCCCGCTCTTCATCGAGAACAAGGACAACGACATCG GCACCATTATAAAGAGGCAAGTGCACAACAATTTCGCCGGCTTGTTCTTCGGGCTCGCGTTCACCAAACCGAACCCGGACTTCGTTCAATCAGTAAAGAAACAGCTTCCAGAGGATAGTAAACTGTTGGTGGTCTGCCAGGAAGGATTGAG GTCAGCAGGAGCAGCCGACAAACTAGATGAGGCAGGCTATGACAATATTGCATGTCTCACATCTGGTCTTCAATCACTAACACCAG GAACCTTTGAATCTGTTGGTTCCACTGAGCTGCAAAATGCAGGCAAGGCTGGTCTTGTGACCATCCAAGGGAAGATTTCTGCAGTTCTTGGAACTGTGCTAATTT GTGCCTTTCTTTTTATCACATTCTTCCCTGAACAAGCTGAGAAGTTGCTTCAGATGAGCCCTACGAGTTAG
- the LOC122042168 gene encoding SURP and G-patch domain-containing protein 1-like protein encodes MDKEKDLFVNDGYFMERIKRLQQEKGVVAAATDQPKSTTSSSSSVALKPTTIVSKRPLEVKFNDIKKGNPQTSGGKLAFSLKQKTKVALAPVKFISDEEEEAEDTVVSRDEHIKRQKLGQGDTHHSSSQLEDVAPSSPSDPAVRKVADKLASFVAKNGRQFEHVTCQRNPGDTPYKFLFDHNCSDYKYYEHRLFEEEKTLAQLKESKTSNSDKGSTSTSRTSTGSQRSTFQQHPNYQTPASALYGSYEGSSSYGRSESSGASDADPITMMEFYMKKAAQEERMRQPKLSKDEMPPPASLQAPKRGHHMGDFIPQEEMEKFMSSCNDAAVTKAAREASEKAKIQADNIGHKLLSKMGWKEGEGLGSDKRGRANPVMAGEVKKDNLGVGAQKPGEVNPDDDIYEQYKKRMMLGYRHRPNPLNNPRKQYY; translated from the exons ATGGATAAGGAAAAGGATCTGTTTGTAAACGATGGATATTTCATGGAAAGGATCAAGCGACTCCAGCAAGAGAAAGGAGTTGTTGCAGCAGCCACTGATCAGCCTAAATCTACTACTTCATCCAGCTCTTCTGTTGCCTTGAAACCTACAACGATAGTTAGCAAAAGGCCATTAGAAGTCAAATTCAATGATATCAAGAAGGGAAACCCCCAGACTTCCGGTGGCAAGCTTGCTTTTAGCTTGAAGCAGAAGACAAAAGTTGCATTGGCGCCAGTTAAATTCATctcagatgaggaagaagaagctgaAGATACAGTTGTATCCAGAGATGAACATATTAAGCGTCAGAAGTTGGGTCAGGGTGATACTCACCATTCATCCTCACAACTGGAGGATGTTG CACCATCTTCTCCTAGTGATCCAGCAGTCAGGAAAGTTGCAGATAAGCTAGCAAGTTTTGTCGCTAAAAATGGAAGACAATTCGAGCATGTCACATGCCAAAGGAATCCTGGTGACACGCCTTACAA GTTTTTGTTTGATCATAATTGTTCAGATTACAAATACTATGAGCATAGACTCTTTGAAGAGGAAAAAACTCTTGCACAATTGAAGGAGTCCAAGACATCAAATTCTG ACAAGGGAAGCACCTCAACTTCTAGAACATCAACTGGTTCTCAAAGAAGCACTTTCCAACAGCATCCAAATTACCAAACACCTGCATCGGCTTTATATGGATCTTATGAGGGGTCTAGCTCTTATGGGAGATCTG AATCCAGCGGAGCTTCAGATGCAGATCCTATTACTATGATGGAGTTTTACATGAAGAAAGCTGCACAGGAGGAAAGGATGAGGCAGCCAAAACTATCCAAGGATGAAATGCCACCACCGGCTTCTCTTCAAG CTCCTAAAAGAGGTCATCACATGGGTGACTTCATTCCGCAAGAAGAGATGGAGAAATTTATGTCTTCTTGTAATGATGCGGCTGTAACGAAAGCTGCTAGAGAGGCTTCAGAAAAAGCTAAAATTCAGGCTGACAATATCGGTCATAAACTTTTATCTAAAATGGGTTGGAAAGAAG GTGAGGGTCTCGGCAGTGACAAACGTGGCCGTGCAAATCCAGTTATGGCAGGAGAAGTGAAGAAGGACAATTTAGGTGTTGGCGCTCAAAAACCTGGTGAGGTTAACCCGGATGACGACATCTACGAGCAGTATAAGAAAAGAATGATGCTTGGTTATCGTCACAGACCGAACCCACTG AACAATCCAAGAAAACAATACTACTAG